ATTTCTTAATGCTATTTTCACAAATTCAAAATTCTCATTCTATGAACtttctattaatattttttaattaatgaaacGAAAAGGCTAACTTTAATTCCCGTATGAAAAATTAAACTCTCGATCAAaatattcaatagaaacaacatcaaatttcaagttctcaaaatctatgaatataatttaaaaaaaaaatagatctcACAAATACAAACTCAAACATTAGAACCCCACTACAAAACTAAAACTCAAACATtaaaaacacacacaataaATTTCGAACACAAATCTTAACACATccatcaaataaaaattaaatcataaatgaATCAAACCAAAACTCAAATCTCTCTCTTCTTATTCTTTGGTTGGTCTTCATTTAAGACCACTAAATTAGGTACCAATAACACTGTTAAGTTTAGAAATTTGAAGATTTATGCTACTATTTTTCGAATTCTGATATTTATTAgcaacaaatttaatattttaagtatttatgtcgtcaattttttaatagtaaaattaaaattttaatataattttactaagtaattattattaattaaagcatataatttattttttatacataatttaaaatattttatacatcAGCTGTGAAGCGCGGGATGTTTACTAGTTTATATAatatactaaataaaaatatattaagttgCAATTAAGTaacattgattaattaaaataatttatcacAAATTAGtaattgttgaccgagattttcggcaatcAATTTAATAATGTATGTAAGAAAGATGTAGGAAGTTTAATgcatgagatttttacgtggttggggcattaatgagccttagtccaagagtcttttttatttttgagagtatttattactgTTGACCGaagttttcggcaaccaatttaataatatatgtaaGAAAGCTATAGGAAGTTTAATGCATgagttttttacgtggttggggcattaatgagccttagtccacgaatctttttttatttatgagagtatttattacagagaatgttcttggtagaTATTCCTCTTAGTTGCTCTCTTTAATTCTTatgaacccagaattctcgacccccatCTTAGTGCATTTGGgcggtatttatagtgtttttctgGAGTGATCCCTAGAACTGAATCACTGTCTTTTTGTGCAGGTTTGATAGGGGCACATATTCCTAGTCGATGCAAAATAGGAAAGACATGGCCTATACTGTAGGCACCTTAAGGGTTAGGTGGATAAAATCCTTTAGCCcttcttgattgatgtgatCCCTCATAAAGTAGCCCTCACTAGCCTTATTAATCATAACGTAATAGCTGCAAAAGAGGGGTTACGCCGTCAGACACATTGCTTATGGCAGTTCTAATACGTtttctcccatgcggcattaaatgagAGGTGACTGTTCAAATAAGGTCCAGTACCTCCCGGAGATACCTTAGCATTCCCTTGGTTTTTAGGAGTATGTGGAGCCTTCACCTCTCCTCCGGGAGGAATATTCTCGTTCACACTCTTGATGCAAGAAGACTTAGTCGATTTATCTAATAGTCGTGCTTGTTAGATTCACATGTCGTTGTCATATTCGTCCATGTATTTTGGGTGAAATtaagggcaacatttaccccccaagcctcgTTTGGTGCAAAGTAAACGAGGCTTGCAGGTTCCTCCGGCTCTCTCATTGATTTCTTAGCACGTGCCTCGGGCGCGTGGGTTGCATTTTTGACAGTCATCAATAAAATTTATTGCTTTTTGCATGCAAGGATTCGTTTCCCGTCCATTAATGATCCGACGCATTTAATTGGTGTCCGACAAATACTCAAGCATTTCCAGCCACCCTTAGGAGCTTTTATCCCAACTGTTAGATCTGGAGAATGTGAATCGATTCGATTCCCACCGTTCAGTGACGCCTTATCATAGCTGCTTCGTACCCGTTCTGGCCTATAAAAGCATGTCTTTCTCCTTCATTTAGTTACTTCCCCtactttgccattttttttgCAAGAACACTTTAGAGAAGAAAAATTTAAGACACCATAGATTTCTTGTGCTTTTCCTCCGCCGTTGTCAATCTGCTTTATACCGTCGATCAACGCCGACCCCTAGCTCTCAACTTTCATGTAAATTTTCTCGACACTTTGTGCCTTTTACCGTTTGTTTGCATGTTAGGATAGAACTTCTTGGTTGAGCGTTGGATTTTTGGGAAGTAACTCTGACTGAATCTATTGCGTGATGCATATAATCTTCTTTATTTGTGTCTTTGTTATTTTCCTCCCTTCTTCTTTAGAATCAACCCCTCTTTCGAAAGACTGTTTAAGGCATGGGGCGATTTGTGTTCCCACATTCAGCGTTTTTCGCTTTTCTTCTGCTTTAGCTGCCTTTGGGATTTTTGCACTCAATGTTTGCTAAGGAAAATCTTTGAGTTTCCATTTTTGGCAAACATCCGGTGGGGGCCTCTTTctagcggttaggggacccccattcccttttttaaCATCAGGGTTTGGTTTGGGGTCTAACTGCtggattctttctttttttcagaACAAAAATATCTACCCCTGCGTCAGGATCCAAGTCTTCTAAGAAGGGGGCGGCTGCTttggccaccctggaggaggtcatGAAGGGACTGGTTGCCCATGAGAACTACACTTGTCCTTCTAATGGCTGGGAAGCAGATGAACTCTGCTCCACCCTAATTTACGCTCATCAGTTGGAGAAGATCGTGACTGTAGCTGGCATTAAGCCATCCGCGTCTGGGGTCTTTCATCGCTTATCTCGGGATGAAGAGACGCCCAATCACAACTACAGGGATTTtggagcctggagccagaccCATCTTATGTCCGGAGCCATGCTTCCCTTTCAGGATTACTTCATTAATTTCCTTGTTTTTGTTGGCCTTGCGCCttaccaacttattccccaagcttaccgcctgctctcaggcttgtttattttttatgtagccCGAGGCTGGGCTTCACTTAGCCTGGctaaaattttgtatttttatgaacttgggGGACAAGTTTAAGGACGGTTTTTTCACTCTCCGGGCCCATCCTACTAACGAGGGCCCGAtccctttttattttcaaaagaatgttaaggagtatcgccactgcttcttcttctcttccggCTTCAAGCCATGGATCGCCCGGAGCTTCTCAGGAAGTGGGTCAGGATCCCCCCTCTGCTTCGTACTGCTCCTACCCAGCTTTTCCTCCAGCATGCCAAAGTTTTCTCCTCTTATGACAGAAATGGTCTTAACGTGGGGGACTTGGTCACAACGGAGAACTGACGGAAGGCCAAGCTCATCTCAGGGAGTCAATCACTGGACGACTTCAACCTCTCCAAGGTCCTCTACCCAAACATTCGTACCCCGGACGCTAAAAAGGTGCTCTGGGCGGACATTATAGCCTCGGCGGAGGATCGGTATCATAAGTATCTCTTCATGAGAGAACAGGAGTTAGCCTATATCATGGCTCAGTCCGTTGCCGGAAGGACCCTTCGACTGGAGGCGGGAAAAGAATGGACGCCTTCTCGGGCTTAGTTGCTGGTCCCAGTTACCAATACTAGGGCTCTTGATGCCAGCAAATCCGGATCTGGTAAGTCTCCCTTAACGGTCTATCACGTCCCTTCTGCCCAAGATTATTCCTGGTGTAGGCCTATAGAATTTGACGAGCGTCTCCTTAGATTTAGGATGCCCCCACCCGGTGGGTTGATCATGCCAAGGCCTtctatttttccaacttaggtcATTTTCTAGGCCGATCCCGGATGGGGTCCGGACCTCCTGCACCTATTCTCCTGGATCATTCAGCTTATCTGTCTTCCAGCTGGTTTCTTCCCTTGGACATCTTTCTTGGGGATGATGAAGCCAATATTGTATTGCAagactttgctagggctgaGTTACATAGTCAAGGTAGGACTAGTTTTACCGCTTTGTTTTCATGTGCATATTTTCTCATGGCCATTCTGACACTTAGTTTGTTTGTCTTTTTGAAGTAGCCAAGCCATTGGAGGATCTTTTGGCGACTCTTGCCCAGACCTACAGCCTGACTCTGCTCTTCCTCCGGCGTCTGACCAGTTGGTGACCCCAGGAAGGTCTTCTTCTAGCGCCCCTCTAGGCCAAATCATCTTGATCGACGAGGACGGAAAGGTcgaggaggaggaggaagagggTGATATCCTAGCCCCCCTGGACCGAAAATGCAAGGGCAAAATGGTGAAGGCAGAGTCTTCTAAAAAGACTAAGAGGGTGAACACTCTGGCCGTCAGCTCTGACTCGGGGATTCTGCCAGAAGCAGAGGAGTATACTGTGCCTCCCAACATCATTCTTACCCCTATTCCTGCGGATGAGGAGAGACAACAGCTCTGGATAGCCAAGCACAATTATGCTATGGCCGAGTATACAAGAGGGAACGCCGAGGTAGAGGCTTTGAAAAAGGTCTTGCGGGAAGCCCAGCAAAATTCCTTGCGCGAGGAGGCCTTTAGGAATGCCTGGGACCTGAATATAAATGCCCTGAGGGACTGGTTTAATCGCTTTGTCGGGCCCACTCTTGCTCCCTTCGTCTCCGAGTTGATGAGCCATTTTGTCTCCAACCTAACCCAACTCCCGGCCTAAAGATACGCAGCCTGTGCTTCCACGAACTCCATCTATCAGATTCGGGATATCAGCGTTGCTATGACCGCAGTGAGTCTCTGTTACTGTTTTTGGGGTTTTACTCTGCGGCACCTGATCTTCCATATTAAactcttttttcttattttgccAGATTGCTGCAGAGACCGGTCGCCTCTCAAAGACTTTAATTGACCATGGGTACACCCAACAAAGGGAGGCTCAGGCGAAGAGGAGTCATCATGAGGCGCtgaaggccaaggaagaggagttGCAGGCTCGGGATGAGGCCGTGGCTAAGGCAAGGCGTGAGCTGAGGGAGGCCAAGGAGGCAGTTGAAGATCTGACTGCCACGCTGAAGTCAATGGAGGAGCTGCATCAAGCTGACTTGCAGACGACGGCCAACTTGACCGTTGAggtgaaggagctcagggattTCAAAGATCAGGCCTTGAAGAAGGCGAAGAGAGATGAGCTTCTGGCCCCTGTTGTCTGCAAGCACTGCACCAaacgctttgatgatggtgtgtTTATGGCCTGGCAGACTAATGGCCAAAACCTTAAGCTCGACTTTTATCCAAAGCCTGAGGAGGTTCTTGTCTGCttctgggagaagaagaagagacttgatgCCCTGCTGGAGGAGCGCAGGGGGCCTTGTCTTCCACCCCGCATTGATTAAGCCAATCCGTTAACCACTACTACTATtatcactctttttttttttttttacatttatagtcCTCTTTCAACTCCCTAAGAGaacttatattttttcttaagggGAGATATTTAAGGCCCGTCCCCAGgcccttaatatttttttagagctTTTCGCTGGGTTTGAACACTTTATATTTATGCTTAAATACATACTTTGCCTTTTAACTTTGTTAAACTTTTGGCCTGTTTTATATTTGTCCGCGTGGTATGCCTTACTACCCCCCTGATTGACATGAAaattgtttttaaggcacttagttttacaaacattaatTTAGAGGTTGCACATACTTGTCCTGTACAAATTTACTTTACAGAGCATAAACTTATATTTTTCgactattggtaatactttCGGAGGTGATCAGCATTCCAGGCCCTAGGCAccatggttccgtccattcttttgaGCTTGTAAGTCCCGAAgccaatttcgtcctcgattttgTATGGTCCTTCCGAATTAGGTCCAAGTACCACCACTCTGGGTTCCTaagtggctgggaagacccgTCTTAGGACCAGATCACCAAtagtaaattttctatttttaaccttCGAGTTGAAGTGTTTagccaccttcttttgataagttgCCATTcatatttgagactcatcccagaGTTTGTCAATATAATCCAACGCTTCTTGTACTAAAGCCTTATTTGTCGTTGGATCGTTACTCGTTCTCTCGTGGGATGGGAATAGTGTTTCCACTGGGACCATTGCctcacaaccgtatgccattgaaaatggcgagtggccggttgtggttcttggggttgtccggtaggcccataacactcttggcaattcttcaggccaattACTTTTGCAGGCCAAcaactttttctttagggtgacttttagaattttattgactgcttctacTTGTTCGTTcgtttgcggccttgccaccgcggagaagcttttgataactccatgttggttgcagaagtcggtAAACTCTTCGCAGTCAaactgctttccattgtctgagactatcttgtgaggcaagccatatcgacacactatgttttttataacaaagtctagtgcttttttagaaGTTATGGTCTTCATTGGCTCGGCCTCCGTCCACtttgtgaagtagtctactgctactatagcatactttacccctcccttTCCCATTggtagggacccaataagatctaccCCACAAACCGTGAAAGGCCAGGGGCTAGTCATCAAGGTAATCTCGTTGGGGGGGCTCTTGGTATGTTCGCGAATCTTTGGGACGAATCATatttttggacatagtctatacagtCTTTTTTCGtggttggccagaagtatccttgTCTCAGTATCTTCTTTTAGAGACTTGGGCGTCCTGTATGATCTCTGCAGAACCcatcatggacctctagcataatttgcttagcttcagggtccgatacacaccttaggtacgggatgttgagtcctcttcggtagagaatgttatccatcatcacataacgatgCGCATGATACTATATCCTTCTAGACAGTGTCCTTTCTTGGGGTAACTCGCCTTTGGTTATGTATTTGATGATGAGATCATCTAGTTGAGCTCTTGCTCAACTGTTGCCACAATATTTTTGGTTCTAATGCTTGGTTCTGTGAGGCGTTCAACGGGTACCACCTCCAGTTTCTCAATCTCTCTATCTGATGCTAACTTAGCCAAACAGTCTGTGTGGGCATTCTTTTCTCTGGGGATTCTTTCCACTTTATAATCCGCGAACTCGTGGAGTAGCTCCCAGAAAATTGCTACATACACAGCCATTTTTTCTCCACGCATTTGACATTCTCCCGACACTTGGTTTACCACCAACTGTGAATCACTAAAGACTTCTACTCTTGCGGCACCCACGACTTTTTCTAACCTCAGCCCTGCAATCAGGGCTTCGTATTCaacctcattgtttgaagctgtgaatTCGAAacgtagggccgcctggagtcagAGTCCGTTCGGAGATATCATTGCTACTCCAGCTCCGGATCTGTTTTCGTTGGAGGCATCGTCCACAAAAACTTTCCACGCTGCATTTTGTGGTGTTGATACGTTTGCACTAGCTTCTGCTTCATTGCACTCTGTTATGAAGTCCGCTAGCGCTTGTCCTTTTATAGAAGTGCACGGTATGTAGTGTATGTCGTACTGGCTTAACTCCATagcccatttgaggagtcttTCAGACGCCTCTGGCTTCTGCAGAACTTACCGGAGCGGGTGGTTTGTTAATACTTTGATGGGTGAGCCTCAAAGTAGGGTCTTAACTTTATTGaagccatcaggaggcaaaaaactaatttttcaatcATTGGATATCGTGTCTCCGCCCCTATCATGCacttgctgacatagtacacggggtgttGAGTTTTTTCCTCTTCCCGGACTCGGGCTGCGCTGACCGCATTCTCGGAGACGGCTAAGTATAGTAGCAAGTCCTCTCCAAGAACGAGTTTGACAGGattggaggcttggccatgtgttcttttaattttctgaatgcctcctcgcattcttcGGTCCATTCAAATTTTTGTCATTTCTTtagaatgttgaagaagggaatgcacttGTCTGTGGATCGGGAAATAAATTGGCTCAGAGGAGCAACTTTCCTGGTTAGGCTTTGGACGTTTTTGTGCTTCTTGGGAGAAGGCATGTtcaggagggcttgaatttttTCTAGGTTTGCCTCTATCCCCCGTTGATTGACAATAAATCCCAAAAACTTTCCTGATTTAACCCTGAAAGTGCACTTCTTCGGGTTAAGTTTCATTCCATATCTCCGGACCACTTCAAAGCATTCCTCGAGGTCATCTTCATGACTTGCATATGCCTTTGATTTGACCAACATGTCGTCCAGTTACCCCGCCATGTTCCGTCCCagaaggcctttaaacatccggtttaCCATTCTTTGGTATGTTGCACCAATATTTGTTAGTCCAaaaggcatgaccaggtagcaCTATACCCCTTTATcagtcctgaagctagtgcattctTGATCCGTAATGTGTATCTTGATTTGGTTGTAGCCGGCATAGGCGTCTATGAAGGACAATAGCTtgaatccggaggtggcgtccaccGTTTGGTCAATCCGGGGTAGGGGGAAGGAGTCTTTtaggcaagccttgtttagaTCGGTAAAATCTATACACACCCGCCATGTCCCATTTGGTTTAGGCACCAGTACtagattggccagccattctggGTAATATACATTCGGGATCATGCCACTAGCTAGtagcttgtccacctctttctccagagcTTTCGCCTTTACTGGATCAAGGGGTGTCTCTTCTACTGAACTGGTGGCATATCTGGATTAACGTTAAGGACGTGGGTTTTTACATGGggacttatgccggtcatgtctccTTGGCACCACGTAGAAAACATCTGTGGCTGCCCTTAgtgctttaattattttttctttttccttcagTTCTAGGCTCTTTCCCAGCCGGAGGATTTTGGTGAGATCGAGGTCGCATACTGGCACTTCCTCGACGTCCTTCATaggttctacaatttttttgGATCCCACAcagggatccaactcatcttcttctgcCAATTCTGTGTCGATCCCTTCACGGACCATCAATACTGGCAAGTGAGCCGCGACATgataacattgcctggcctcacCTTGATTGCCCCTCACGGCTCTTATTCCAGCCTCCTAGGTGGGGAATTTCAGGCACAAGTGTCGAATGGACGTAACTGCACCAAAGTCtactagggccggtcggccaaGGATTGCGTTGTAAGCAGTTGGTCAATCTACCACCACGAATGTACAGTACTTAAAAGTGCTCTGGGGTGTGTCCGGACACAGGGTGACTGGCaacctcacttttcccattgggataagtgtggTTCCGTTGAATCCCGTGAGCTGGGAACCGCTTGGCGACAGATCTCGGTCCGTGAGGCCTATCACCGTGAAGGCttctttaaataataaattcacaGAACTCCCATTGCCGATCAGTATTCTAGCCACAATCTTGTTGGCGATGAGAGTCTCTATGACCAGGGGGGAAAACGCACCATCTttgcgtcttcttccgtgaaagTAATTGGTTGGTCCATGAGTCGGGGCCTTTGAGCCGGAAGCTAGGCAACTTCCCACACCTCATCGTGTGTAACGGCCCTGACATAGCGCTTTAGTTCCTTTCGAGTGGTCCCTCCAATATGGGGCCCACCAGAGATCATAGCCACTCTTTCATTGGGTCTTGGTGGCAGGCCAGGGGTCTGCTGAGGCCCTCCTAAGGGTGCAGCTGGTGCCAGCGCTCCGGGCGCACCCCTGGCGTCCCTTGGGGCAAAGGACCCCCTGCCGGAACCGGGTTGAGATGGGGTAGTcggttcttgatccactcatagaggtggcccaactgAATCAAATTTTTGATCTCATCTTTCAGGTTTTTGCACTCATTAGTATTGtgtccaatgtcgttgtggtactcaaATCTTTTGTTGGGATCCCTTCGAGAACTATCTCGGTACAGGGGAggcggtctccggtagtgcgtaatTTCCTTGTGGCGAAATACACACGTTCTTGTGAGTCTTTCAGCTCTGTGTACTTGGTGCATTGGGGAGTATACCCTCTTTTTTGGCGCTTGTCCTCCGTCCGGTTGCTGCCTTTTAAGGACCTCTTGCTCCGAGAGCCTTGAGAAGGTTTGGTTAGGCTTGCAGTAGGAGCGGAGTGAGACAAGACCTGTTCGCTTACCCCCGGGGGTTCCCATAGCGCGAAGATGCGCGAGCCAAGTCTTGGCTCTGATTGTATCCtggagtagcagagaattgtatacCGCTCATTTATGGAGTAACCAAAGGTAGGGTTTTTGGGAGTTGAACTCCGGGTACATATCCTGCCACTCCGGTCAGGTAGTATCCTCCataagccactatttgggcttcttctAAGTTGATATACTTTTGGACCCTCTTTTGGAAATCTTAGAGATTGGCAGCTCCTTCTTGTTGTAATTCGTTCGAGAACGGGGTTCCAGTTTGGATCCCAGCTTGCAGAAGTGCAAGCTATTGTCtgtcatcaactttcttagtTTTCAAGGCCTCCTCCTTGAAcctctttatgaaatttttcaatatttCTGTGGGTaattgcttgatgttagtcatggCGCTAACTTTGAGATTAATCTTCCTCGCGGCGACGAACTGTCTTCGGAAGTTGACTTGTAATTTGTTCCTACAATCCATAGATCCtgtttctaattttttgagCCACTCCTCCGCGGAACCGCTTAACGTCAGTGGAAAGCATAAgcacttggcgtcattgctgactctcatgaccgtcatgactcGGTTAAACCGAGACAAATGATcacttgg
This Cannabis sativa cultivar Pink pepper isolate KNU-18-1 chromosome 6, ASM2916894v1, whole genome shotgun sequence DNA region includes the following protein-coding sequences:
- the LOC115695286 gene encoding uncharacterized protein LOC115695286, with protein sequence MVREGIDTELAEEDELDPCVGSKKIVEPMKDVEEVPVCDLDLTKILRLGKSLELKEKEKIIKALRAATDVFYVVPRRHDRYATSSVEETPLDPVKAKALEKEVDKLLASGMIPNVYYPEWLANLVLVPKPNGTWRAALRFEFTASNNEVEYEALIAGLRLEKVVGAARVEVFSDSQLVVNQVSGECQMRGEKMAVYVAIFWELLHEFADYKVERIPREKNAHTDCLAKLASDREIEKLEVVPVERLTEPSIRTKNIVATVEQELN